CCAAAAGGAGGTGAGTAAGTGTTCGTGGCAAAGCTCAGCTCCCTGGGGCTGAGAGGAAAGCCTGGTCCCCGTGGAGACAGCAGAGTGGGGCTGGGATCACCAGGGGTTTTGAAGACCTGCGTGAAGGCTGGTGAAGAGCATCTACGGGCAGGAGACAGAGGAGGCTCAGGCTGACCCAGACGTGCTTCCAGCCCCCAAAGGATTCAGTTTGGAGGGGACGCCTCAGCCCCTTTCTAAAGAAATCTTGGTCCCCACCTTGACCCCATGAAAGAGCTCCCATCTGAGGTCCTACAGCCTCTCTCAAGTTATCGGTGAACCTCAGCCCTGGTTTTCCAGGTGATGGactctctgctccctccttctCTGCCCGTGTGTGGTTTGGTAGcgtccctccttttttttttttcaccttccttttctttccaaaatacgAACTGGCCCCGCAGGAGCCCTGCAAACCATCTTCCAGGCTCAGATCTGCTGAGAACACCCCAGCACCAGGGACATTTCCCACCTGAAcgaaaaaaaaaagctgctcaggAAAGATGGATGTGAGTAGTGAGAGGGCGGAGGAGGACCAGGAGGGGAGGTAGGCAGAGGGGCTGGGACATGGTGGGAATTCAAATCTTCCATCTGGCGGCTTCTCActaggcttatttttttttctctgcatatttAAGGTCTGAAATTTTCACTGATCTGTCAAAACGAGCGCTATAAAACCCCCAGCTAGCTGGAAAAGCAAAGTTATTGAAACCAGTTTGGTGACTCGTGACCTTTCCATGAAAAGTTTATATTAATATTCTTCCAAAAAAACACTCACTGAAAGAACAAATTGAAatgtttaagggaaaaaatactcTTGCTACAAAACATCCAAATCTGGGTAAGAAAGCCCGCTTGAGCAGTTCAGGGTGCTTAGCTGATCCTTCCTGCAGATCAAAGCTCATTGTATTTCTCCTTTTGCTCAAGGATATCAGCAACAATACCAAACTTTACTTCCTTCGTCCAAAACCATTCTCCAGCGAAattaagcttattttttttttaaaaggaaaacaataaaaaaattaataaaaaaataaaacccaggcAGAAGCCCGTGCCCCAGCTGGTGTTAAttggcagctccccagccctcGGCAGAGCCGAGCCAGCTCCTCCAAGCGCGGGATCAGAGGACCCTGGATCCTGCCTAAATCCTGCCCTCCCTGGGGTATTTTTTCCTTGCCCTTTGTTTTCTCTCGCTTTCCCAGGCCCCTGTGATCTATTGTCTTTCCGCATTATGAACATCTGATATTAGTCGCTGTCTTGACAACGCTCGCGTGTGAGTAATGCGTTGAGCCGCTGCCCTGCCGGCACCGCCGGCTTcggtgaggaggaaggagcaaagTCACCGCACTCCATCCCAGCAGGTCTGAGCATCAACGTGTTTCTGAGCATCTTTTACTTCTTTAAGCAATATTGGGTGTTTTTCCACACGTTGGCTCTCTGCTAGCTCCTGTCCGTGGCTACTGCTGTCCCTGACAAGTCGACGCGAGCGCAGGGAGGACGGGGCTGAGCCAAAGCCCTCTCAGATCCAAAATCCTGCGTCACTCCGGTCTCCCTGGGTGATGCTTTGGGGTTGCCATCTCACTCGGGGCCTCACTCATCGGGAAGGATGTTCAAGAGAAACCTGTGGAAGACTGAAAACACgtatttctttaaaacagagaaaagcacGTGTAGGGTGCCTGCATCCTGAGCGAAACCGCAGCATCTGAGTGGGTGTAATTAGGGAGGTGAAGGGGTTTTGCTGCGAGCGCTGATGGCCAACGGGCTCCCTGGCTGCTCAGCAAGGCTTGACAGGTCTATGGAGcttgtttttaagaaataccTTGTAGCTGAGCTCAAGTTGAggtttttctactgaaaacttAAGCAAAGTTGGCCAAATCACTTGCTCTTATGCAGTCCCACCCCGAAGAGCTGAGaggccatcctcctcctcctcgggctGTAGGGAGCGGGTCAGAGGGTCTCAAACAGAAGTTCAAGAGAAGACTGCAGTACAACAGTGTAGGTTACTCAGGAGGAAGTTAATACTGACAAGATGAGAATATTAATTTGTTATATGCAGCAAGACGATAAAAAAAGGTCGTTGCCTTTGAAAGGACTTTCTCCTGCAGCCTCCTGGTCATGCTCAGCCTGAGCTGCCGCAGCCCCATCACTGCCAGTCCGGGGGTAGGTGGAGTATCAGCACGGTGCCGCGTAGGAGAACTCTGTAGTACGTTATAGATTTCTGTTAGGAAAATATATTCTATATGGAAACTTGTTAGATGTTATAAAAAGGAGCCAATTTAAGAATGTTTATACAGAGACAGGCATATATCAACTCAACAATTTATGTTTTATTGatattattttaatcattttgaTGAATTACTGCTACTGTTTTATATTATATTGTTCCCATAATACCCCTTTGTGCTCTCATTTTAAGACAGAATAACAAAGTAAGATTGTAGCAAGGACTGTGGAGCTCTGCTGGGGATGGATCCCAATATCCCCACGGAGCATCCTGCCAGGACTTCCGTGTCCCTCCAAAGAGACTCAGGGTGAGAGCTCCCAGGGACCAAGAGCAGGGAGCAATGCCAGGAGAGCCCGAGGAGCAGAGGCAGCTTGGATGAGGTCAAGAAACACCTTGGAGAGGCAGagagggcagaggcaggagatggGAAGGTTATGGGGTTCCCAAAGGTGTAGGAGCTCTTCGGGAGAGGGTGGCTGGGTGTGGGAGGGTGGTGGGCCACCAAGGGCCTCCAGTTTCATGTGCTGATTCTACCGGTGTGAGAACAGAGGGCCAACAACTATCTGATATAAGGAGGGACCTGTGCAGAATATTTTATGACTTGGTGGTCTGAATCTGAACCTCCAACCTTGGCTAAAAGAGGATCCAGCTGTCCCAGCATTTCTGCAGGGAGGAGACAGTGGGTCTATTTGTAGGCAAGCTCAGGAGCGGTGTAAGGAAGTGATACTGCTTATAGAGCTCGATTTCCTGGGGAAATCAGGGGCTGAACTGCTGCGGGTCCAGCCAGGAACGGGGTCTGCACTTATGACAGCCTCTCTATCTGCAATAGCTGCCATATTTATCTGAGAGGAATGTGATGGTGGGTGAGTATTGGCTTCCCTCTGTATGACAAGGGCTATTGTGGGCTGCCAGAAATGTAGGCagcggatggatggatggatggatggatggatggatggatggatggatggatggatgactgggcagatggatggatggatgcaaaCTCGAGTTCATTTTGAATTATGCCATTTCTTGAGAGCAGGATGGATGCCTATCGCTGTTGCTTCTTCCTCTGGATTCAGAGTGTACCTGTATCGCTCATTGAAACATCCACTGCTCCACATTTCCACTTGAATCTCTCATAAATAAAAGTCTCCTATTCCAAATCGAACAAGTGAATATTTCTGGCTGGCTTTTGCAGGGTCAACTGggcttaaaaaaatttaaaaaagactaaaaatcAAAAAAGTCTCCCCTGAACTCCATGGCTGGTGCTCACATTAGCATAGGCAATGTCCCCTGACATccgggcagcaggcaggagcatcTGTGCCGGAGGGCTTGGGGGTGTcggtggaggagggagggaggaaatctGGAACCCATAAGCTCCACTGATGTTTGCATTACCTTGCACGGCTGCATTGGTCTGTGCCTGGTCCGCCCACGGTCCTCCTCACCCTATCAGCAAGAGCCATTCCCCAAAGTTATTCGAACGCCCTCCTCTCTGTAGCCCAAAGGAAAAACCAACGGAGCTCCTTGGAGGGCTCTGCAAGGCTTGGGAAGTTTGGGGAGGCTGAAGGGTGGATGCTCCAGGCTGCACCTCTCAAGTGGGCTCTGGCTGCTCTCCAGGCCGCCTTGCCGATGTGCTGTGGCCGCCGCATCTCGTGAGACCCCGGAGCCCTTCGCCTGCAAGGTGACGagaagatgaaagaggaaaacatgtGTCCGGACTCCCCCGAAGGCAGCCTGGTCACCAGCGAGGAGGAAGGCGAGCGGCTGCACAAGAAATGTCTCCGCAAGCGTGGCCAGGGGGGCAAGCCAGCGGAGGACAGCGGTGCCCCCTCGCCGCAGGGCAAGCGGAGCAAGCGCAGCCCCGTCCCGCAGTCCTTTGAGGACGTGCACACGCAGCGTGTGATCGCCAACGTGCGGGAACGCCAGCGGACCCAGTCGCTCAACGACGCCTTCGCGGAGCTGCGGAAGATCATCCCGACGCTGCCCTCCGACAAGCTGAGCAAGATCCAAACCCTCAAGCTGGCCGCCCGCTACATAGACTTCTTGTACCAGGTCCTGCAGAGCGATGAGCTGGACCACAAGATCACCAGCTGCAACTACCTGGCCCACGAGAGGCTCAGCTATGCCTTCTCTGTCTGGAGGATGGAAGGGGCTTGGTCCATGTCCGCATCCCACTGAGCCGGGGTATGTACCGACACCTCCCCGCCGACACCTCCGCACGTCCCTCGCTCCTGCATCCTCCGCGCATCTCCCCAGCTCGGTCCTGTGGGGGAAACGCACAGCAGCCACCCCCTCCTCATGCTCCACGTGCAAGCGATTTGCTTTAACGAACCCCAGACGCCGCCAAGGCCAGCGGTCAGAGGAGGTGGCGATTCCCAACCTCGCTGGGGCTGGTGGGACGTCGCAGGGGGCTGAGCAGTGGAGCCCTAAAGCGACTGATCTCATTTAGCAGGGTCTGGTCTGGGGCAGGCTAGTGAAAGGTTTAAAATGAGGGcttaaaaaatctgatttatcCTCTCACAGTAACCCAGGAGGGCGCGTAAATCAGCAGACACCCTCCTGGAGGTGCTTGGGTTACCGAGGTGTCGAAGCCGCACGAGCGAGGCCAGCGGTAGCCCCGCAGCCATCACCCGacggctgctgtggctcccaCCGTGCAAAGGACCCGGCCTTGTCCTGGCCACCGGGGCGAACTCGGTAGCCATTGCTTGGAGCCGTTGGGTGGCCCTGGGGCCTCCAGCCTGCCAGGCTTTCTTCTAGCCTTCTCCTAAGGCGCTGCAGATAAGATGGGATCCGTAATCCCTCCCGATCTGCAGAGAATAAAATGTTGAGCGAGGATGCCGGGGCGGTGAGGTCTGCCCACTCCTTGCACTGCACCCCTTGTTTGACGTACTCAGCACCATCCAGCCACCACCTCAGCATCTTTTCAATCACTGGCAAAGCTGCTGAGAGGGGAGGGAGATAATCCTATTTTCGGTGCTTTAGGTCTTGTTGGGCTGGGAGAAAGGGTGAACGGGGGGAGAGGGTCAGCTGCGTGCTAACATGTCCTGCAGCCCATGAGCAGGAACAGAAATCTCCAGAGGACAGTCCCAAGCCGTGGACTTTGGGGACATTTCAtgggagcccagcccagctcccaagAGTTCCCGTTGTCCCCAGAACAGCACCAGGGCTTCTGACTTTTCTTGGGCACTGACTCATTAACCCCTGCCTTGTGTCAGCCCTGGCACTGGGGTGAGGGACCGCCGTGTCCTCTGGGGAAGCCAACTGCAAAAGGACTCTATTTTTCTTGCACCTACCACTAAGGGTTACCCACAAAAGaccctttttaaattattttctgacagGAATTGGCATCACCCTCCTTGTGTGCCATTTTTCCTCCTGGCCAGTCTTACCGCAGTCCCGATTCCGCACGGGGACCCGGGTGCCTGCGCCCAGCCGTGGTCTCCGTGCCCGCAGAAGCAGCAAATTTATAACACAAGAGAGTCCGGCCCCTGTGATGAGAAGTGTTGAGTGGGTGCAAGACCCTATTTTAAGCCGTGCTGACCCCCATCTGGGGCAGAGACTGGTGTGAGATCGCTGGTCCCCACCTCATCATGGGCACAGCCCGCCAAGGACGACGGGCTGCCAGCGCCTTCACCTTCAGAGTACGTCTGGGGGAAGCCATAGTGCAAAAATATATCTGCTCTCTGCCCTGGTCTCGCAGTTTGGAAGgccagagggagagggaaagggaggaaagtgGCCTTTTTGAGACAAAATTTCTGCAAAGTGGCTCAAGTGATGTCGGGGTTGTGGGGGACCCTCTGGCATGGCCggtgtccccccaccccgagcaCCGCTGACCCTTCTGCCATCGGGCTTTGCCACTTCACAGCCCTGAATTTCAGCTCAGAtctgcagctggaggtgcagGCGCTGCTGACCAGCTCCCAGGGGGATTTCACCTAAGGATGTGCCACATTTAAACTCTCATTTTCCTGCAAGCCTGGCTGAGATCTTTTCCAACCAACAGGAAAACTGCCAGTTTTCTAAACCCATGTTTAACCTCAATTATTTGGGGCAGACCTggttgtttaaaaaatgaaagaccGTCCTTGCTGGAAGCGGGATTGCTGCCCCGTAGCCATGGCTGGGTGCCGCCGGGGACCCCTTCCCCTCCGGGACAGGCAGAGCGAAGCGTGTGGGTACTTATTCTCACTTTGAGAAGTCAAAAAGCTGCCAGAGACAGTCGGGGTGTGGAGCCCCGCAAGCAGAGCAAGCCCCTATTACCCCCAGAGGCTCCCTCATCCTCTTCTGGGCATCACATTTTTGCAGCCCTGCGAGTTTTTCAGCATGCAGCTGGGTTATCGTGTTTTGGGGGGCGCGGGGTGCTCTGTGCATGCTCCCAAAAGAGCTCGGCACGGCTTTTCCCCGCTCCTGAATTCGCGGGAGAGGTGGAAGCAGCTCGCGGGTTTCTTCGGTGGGTGGTTTTTAGGAGCTTCAGCACTGTGTTGGTGAGGCCCGTGCCGAGGAGGTGTGTGCGCTCCGTTAAAGCCCAGCTAAAGGCATTTTCACCCTGGGGAGGTGTGGGGTTTCTGAGTGCCCTCCCCATCGCCCCCAGACTCGGGGCCATTGCTCTCGGAGCACGCGTGTGTGGGCTGACGTGCAGCTCTGTGCCCGGTCGTTGACTCGTAGACCTGTTTATTTAAGCTGAGTGCTTGGCAGGGATTGTGTTCCCATGATAAACAGGAATTAAAGACCCTTAGCGATCCTAAAGACCTCTCTGCTAAATGAAAGAGCCTCCGTGTAAAATCCCTCATGTCCTGTGAGCGTGGTACGCTCGGTGTGCTTATCACTGCTGGTTAATATTCATCCCAAGCGGCTTCGGTGCTTGCCTTGAGGCGAAGCATCCTTCAGCTGAATAGATAATAATCTGCTTTGTGCCAACCTGCAGCGGTATTCCGGTACCAATTAGCAACTCCCAGTTGGGCAGGGAAGTAATGGGAGGAGGATTTGCTAAGCAAAGACCAAAAAGAGGGAACAGCCACAGGGGAAGCGATGCTGGAGTTGGAAAGGCTGCGTCTCTCCTCCGTAAGTGAATTAACCCAGCGCTTGCAATGGGACTGTAATTTTATAATGTAAAGCAGCTAATGGCTGCTGCGAGCGCGGCATACTGGTCTCCACTGGAACTCAGCCTATTAAATATCAAAGGGTGCTGGAGTAGCTGGATGTGGATATGCCCTTGTTAACCAGGAGACATCATCCGGGGAAAGAGGGATTGAGCCCTcaggcaagaaaaataatgtttgaaGTCCCCCAAGCTCACGGTTTTTCAGCACAGTCTTGAGCACATTaaaatggtttcttttcctgctgGAGGAGAAAATGAGGCTGGAAGCTGAAACTGCTGGGGGAGAAAGACTGGCGGAGTGGTGAGGGGTGATATTCCTTGCCCTTCATTTGTCTCCCTGGATTTATTGTCTTTCTCGCGTTGCCCTCACTTAATTGTCTATCCTGAAAGACCTTGGATAAATCTTCCCTTTGGGGACTGTTGCTCTTGCTTGGAGTCTGCTTTGTCGGGTggatgtttcattttcttttatttataaatacatctCATTGCACAGTATTAAAGCACCAGGGTATTGAAGGAGCTTGGGGAGAGCTCCTTTCACTATCCAGAAAACGCATTTGAAGCAGCATCTGCTTCAAAAAGCTGCGATCCCTCTGCAGACCGGCGAGGAAGCGCGGTCCCGTCCGGCTGAGCTGCCTTGCCACCCTGGATCAGTCCTTTAAAAGCAGCGAGAAGCGTGTCCGTTCGCTCACTGCTGGTTAAACTGGCCAAGGTGGCCCAGGACCCCCGGGCTGGGTTAGACCAAGCCCAGGCGCTGGGCTCCTCCTTAGCCAGATCCAGCAGGCGAGGAACCACCCGGCTTTCACTTTTGGTTTGAACTCCCAGAAGAGAGGAGGAGTTGCCCAAATCCTGGGAAATCTGTGCCTgggtcatttttcattttttccatttgggTCAAGGGCCACGTTAAGTACCAGCCGTGCTCCCATCCATGCGCTCTGGCAGGATGCTTCTGGGATTTGCTCCTTGCTCTGGCGTAGAGCAGGTTTAGAGCCCAGAAGTTTCCTCCAAAGGCTGTTTTCTTCCCCCACACGCCGGTGTAGCGTTTGCTACGGCGTCTGCAGGATGGACGGGTAGAAGAGGAGATATTTGGTGCCTTGAAGGCTCCAGCTTTGGTGCCCCGGGGCTGGAGGAGCCGCTGTAGATGAGGGATGCAGGACATCCCCCAGATCCCAGGGCTGATCTCATGTTCCGGGTATGGGTGCAGGACCAGACGGGGCTGGTCGGGGACACCCCACACCGTGGCTGTCGGGGACACCCCGACTGCTGTGTAGGAGCAAGGGGTGGCATCACCTCGCTGTGCCGAGCGGTTCTGCCGCTGTTCCCAGAGCCCAGCCCGGAGCAGGGAGAGCCGCAGGCCATCCAGCCAtccccctccagctcccctggcACGAGAGCATCCGGCACGAGGACGTGGCACAGGGGCAACTGGGGCTGCCGTTCATTTCACCGGCAGAAAAGCCTTTTTCCAGCAAAAACTTTCACCTTTCTATCAAAGATGGAAGAACTCAACACCAAACCTGCCCCGGGGGGACCAGGCTCCTCTCCATCGCAGGAAGGCAGGTTCTCAGCCCTACTCAGGAttagttaaaattaaaacagagatAAAATTACAGAGCCAGCCCTCACGAGCATTAAAATGTCTGCCGGTTTACGATCCCCACGAGGAGACGGGCTCGCTCGCTCTCAGCTGCGTTCGCTTAGCCCAGAGGAATGCCTTTGAAACGAACCCGTATTTCATCGCCGAATGTCATGGGAAGGCACCTGGGATCTGAGGAGGAACGAAGGAGATGCGTTAACAAGACGGgctttgcatttaatttccttttatagGGCTGTACCTGCACAGAGATGAGGGTGTTAATGCGGcggagggagggaagggcagcGCTCAGCCGGGGCTCGCAGAGCGTTGTGGCTCCGTGGTCTGGTCCTCTCCAGCCCCATGTCGGTCGGTCCCCTGGAGCAGGGCTGGTCTCCTCCGGAGGCTCCCGCAGCCCTTCGGCAGCCTTCAAAATCCTGCGGTGAGCACGTTAATTGGCGTTAGACCTTGTTGGTTTGGGAACGGCCGTGCCGTGAGGCGAGGGGAGATGATTAAGTTTTATATGAGCTGGGCTGAGCCGCTCGTGCCTGCGCTCCTCACGCCCCAGCACATCCCTGCGCTGGGCCAGCCGACACCGGAATTTTTTGGTTGCCCGTTGTGCCGGGCACCGTTGCCCTTGAGCACCGGGGATGTGCACAGCACCCACCGCAGACCTGTCAGTCCCCCAAGCGATGGGACGCGTTgggctttggggattttttctctctctgccgCCTGGCTCAGGCAGGCTCTGCCCCATCTGTGAGCCCcgcgggcagccctgcctgcagggagggtgggcaggggctgcccccaGCAGCCCGCCGGCCCCGTCTGCATTACCTCAGCAGTGCCCGGGGTGAATTACTGGAGGGTTTGATTTATtcctctccaggctcctctccgGAGAGTTAAAGGTCTCTGCTATTGCGCAAAGGAAGGACTAGAAAAACAGGAGGCAATGCAGGGGGGgatgaaataaaaccaga
The window above is part of the Strix uralensis isolate ZFMK-TIS-50842 chromosome 33, bStrUra1, whole genome shotgun sequence genome. Proteins encoded here:
- the LOC141936661 gene encoding twist-related protein 2-like, yielding MKEENMCPDSPEGSLVTSEEEGERLHKKCLRKRGQGGKPAEDSGAPSPQGKRSKRSPVPQSFEDVHTQRVIANVRERQRTQSLNDAFAELRKIIPTLPSDKLSKIQTLKLAARYIDFLYQVLQSDELDHKITSCNYLAHERLSYAFSVWRMEGAWSMSASH